A window of Zingiber officinale cultivar Zhangliang chromosome 5A, Zo_v1.1, whole genome shotgun sequence contains these coding sequences:
- the LOC121981987 gene encoding metal transporter Nramp5-like, with protein MLADISCSRVTLHCSWRCSSTSQWSVSGSVCASTDLSAEDSNRCNDLTLNSASLLLKNVLGKSSSIIYGISLLASSQSSTITGFSRHQNENMVAKLCDSMHRNLSQPFCSHYRRNSRIREAYNHSIDDPLLRVVLRPRPSPQVQQQHHQDGASQEFYLHNCVSWVLGLGVIGINIYYFSTSFVTWIIHSSFPKPVMVLIGVMVFPVMAFYVISLIYLMFKKDRMTRSWRFRWSREGQGVRDGCSRMRTMNKLLAPSFLLYFINIVPFID; from the exons aTGCTTGCGGATATTTCTTGCTCGAGAGTGACTTTGCATTGTTCGTGGCGTTGCTCATCAACATCACAGTGGTCAGTCTCTGGATCTGTGTGTGCTTCCACTGATCTCTCTGCTGAAGACTCCAATAGATGCAACGATTTGACCTTGAACTCTGCGTCTTTATTGCTCAAG AATGTGCTGGGCAAATCAAGCTCCATCATTTATGGAATCTCTTTATTGGCCTCTAGCCAAAGCTCTACAATCACAG GGTTTTCTAGACATCAAAATGAGAATATGGTTGCGAAACTTTGTGACTCGATGCATCGCAATCTGTCCCAGCCTTTTTGTAGCCATTATCGAAGGAACAGCAGGATCAGGGAGGCTTATAATCATAGCATCG ATGATCCTCTCCTTCGAGTTGTCCTTCGTCCTCGTCCCTCTCCTCAAGTTCAGCAGCAGCACCACCAAGATGGGGCATCACAAGAATTCTATCTAC ATAATTGTGTCTCATGGGTCCTTGGCTTGGGTGTGATTGGGATCAACATCTACTACTTTAGCACGAGCTTTGTGACTTGGATAATCCACAGCAGCTTCCCGAAGCCTGTGATGGTCTTGATTGGGGTCATGGTCTTTCCTGTGATGGCCTTTTATGTGATCTCTTTGATCTACTTGATGTTCAAGAAGGACAGGATGACTAGAAGTTGGAGGTTTCGATGGAGCAGGGAGGGGCAAGGAGTCAGAGACGGATGCAG CAGAATGAGAACCATGAACAAATTGCTTGCTccatcttttcttctttattttattaatatcgtTCCCTTCATAGATTGA